The Acidobacteriota bacterium genome has a window encoding:
- a CDS encoding DUF3881 family protein, with protein MSKPITEGPLEQEVADGAVMAELFQAIGFEVADEHSYNLLVEYVETNGQRTRAQRGEAALHGRCWKVGDGLEVWSILYERGADLYYADCRPAFRSRYVRTILPWELVEYDEDGEAIVRGGVRGAPDIVFELQNLTELDDADFRESHLHVALAGIAYAARVRPYSRRVIDPPAHRFDLAERLDGFADKACENDYVISGRVLSWRDIRNPVTAADLVWIYVDAASIRLEVLANRRALRGQLKIGAEITANIWLQGHVLKESDLSARYEGVDQEYEQADFWAGLRRGN; from the coding sequence ATGAGTAAGCCAATCACCGAGGGACCCCTCGAACAAGAAGTAGCGGACGGCGCTGTGATGGCCGAATTGTTTCAGGCCATCGGTTTCGAAGTTGCCGACGAACATTCGTACAACCTGCTGGTCGAGTACGTCGAGACCAATGGCCAGCGGACTCGCGCGCAGCGCGGAGAGGCGGCGTTGCACGGAAGGTGTTGGAAGGTCGGCGACGGGCTTGAAGTCTGGTCCATACTCTACGAACGCGGCGCCGACCTTTATTATGCGGATTGCCGCCCCGCCTTTCGCAGCCGCTACGTTCGCACCATCCTGCCGTGGGAGCTTGTCGAATACGACGAAGACGGTGAAGCGATCGTGCGCGGCGGCGTGCGTGGCGCGCCCGACATTGTCTTTGAGCTTCAAAACCTGACCGAACTTGATGACGCCGACTTCCGCGAATCGCACCTCCACGTTGCCTTGGCGGGAATAGCCTATGCGGCCCGCGTGCGGCCGTACTCCAGACGGGTAATCGATCCGCCGGCTCACCGCTTCGACCTCGCTGAGCGTCTCGACGGATTTGCCGACAAAGCGTGTGAAAACGACTATGTGATCAGCGGGCGAGTCCTATCGTGGCGCGACATCCGGAACCCGGTCACCGCAGCCGACCTCGTTTGGATTTATGTTGATGCCGCGTCGATTCGTCTCGAGGTTCTCGCCAACCGGCGAGCGCTGCGCGGGCAACTTAAGATCGGCGCGGAGATTACCGCGAACATATGGCTGCAGGGACACGTGCTCAAAGAGAGCGATTTATCGGCTCGCTACGAAGGCGTTGATCAAGAGTACGAACAGGCAGATTTCTGGGCCGGGCTCCGCCGTGGAAACTGA
- a CDS encoding transglycosylase SLT domain-containing protein → MLILSTACLLVVAGMLFGWRYWTHRYDTLITAAAQKHSLDPALVKAIVYEESFFSPHAHSSQNAVGLMQVTPVVAQEWVESTRSRSLSEAAAAITGKAPPPGSEPGFEETFGDPAVSLHVGCWYLQSLFNRYGDEPDPLAFALAAYNAGPSNLERWAPGADRSKMSRDEFIARIDFPVTRSYVQKIVQRYNNYKRNGEIIGQ, encoded by the coding sequence TTGTTAATACTAAGCACCGCGTGCCTGTTGGTTGTCGCCGGGATGTTGTTCGGGTGGCGCTATTGGACCCACAGGTATGACACGCTAATCACGGCCGCGGCCCAGAAGCACAGCCTCGATCCTGCGTTGGTGAAAGCAATCGTGTACGAAGAATCGTTTTTCAGCCCGCACGCGCACAGCTCGCAAAACGCGGTAGGCTTGATGCAAGTGACGCCAGTGGTCGCTCAGGAGTGGGTCGAGTCCACTCGCTCGCGTTCGCTGTCGGAAGCTGCTGCCGCGATCACGGGCAAAGCGCCGCCGCCGGGGTCTGAGCCGGGATTTGAAGAGACGTTCGGCGATCCGGCGGTGAGTCTGCACGTTGGGTGCTGGTATCTTCAATCTCTCTTCAATCGCTACGGAGACGAACCCGACCCCCTCGCGTTCGCGCTTGCGGCCTACAACGCCGGCCCCTCGAATCTCGAGCGATGGGCTCCAGGTGCTGACCGCTCCAAGATGTCGCGGGACGAGTTCATCGCGCGCATAGATTTTCCGGTCACTCGCAGCTATGTTCAGAAGATCGTCCAGCGATACAACAACTACAAGCGCAACGGCGAAATAATAGGGCAATAG